In the genome of bacterium, the window GGGAAGTTCTGGGCTAAGCGGAAGGATAACGGCTTGGTTTTCCCCTCGGCCTTAACTCTTACCGGCCCGTACCGTTCCTTGCCGCCGTTCAACGTCACGGCCTCGAGGGTATAATCGTACGTCGTATCGGCCGCGACGGTCGAATCGACGTACCTGAACGGTTTCCTTCCCGTGATTAAGCGGTTATTGACCTTGACTTCGGTTGTGGGGCCGGTCGCCTCGGCTCGGTATAAGTTGAAGCCGGCGTAGTTGATATTGGGCTCCCAGCTCAGCTCGACCGCGCCGGGCAGCGCCCGGGCCCAAAACGTTTCCACGCCGGTGTAGATTTCCCAATATTTGTTATACGCGGCGTCGGCGTTGGCCTGCAGCTCCGACAGGTTCGCGCCCGCTACCACCGCGAACGCGAACCGTAGCTTCTCGTTGTTGGCGCAGACGTGCGGGCCGCTCGACAAACACACCCGCCAGTCGTACGGCTCTTTCTGTTCGATCCATTTTCCCGAGGTCATTAACGCCCACTTCTTGGCGTCGGTATCGGGGTCTTCCATGATGTTGGGAACGCCTAAGGTATGCGGTTTTCCTTCGAGGATGCGGAGCCCTACGTACGGGTGTTTTGGTTCGTCATCGTGCATGTACGGCATCTTCCGGCCGTAGTCGATGCGAACGTAGTCGTCGTCATACGACGTCGAGCCGCCGATGTCGAAGTCGTAGTAGAGGCAAATAAATTCGTCGGTTAGGGTGCGGCCTGATTTGTTTAGGACGTAGGTCTGGAATATGATGTAGTCGTCGTTCGTGGTGTCGGACCACTGCATGCCGTGCTGTTCGACTACCAGGCCGATGGGCCCTTCTTCCTTCGCGTCGCGGTCGTCGGCTTTTAGGTACGAGTCGAGGGCGCCGCGTTTCGTAACGTACGTCGGCCTTTGGTTCCAGCTCGAGCCGTCGCTCCACAAGAGGCCGAGCATCTTGTGCCATTCGGCCCTATAAGGCGCAAAGTCGCCGCTGACGCGCGGCTTTCCCCAGGCGTTCGTACCTACCCAGAACCTTCCGGCATATAAGGTTGCGACGCCGCTCTTCCCCGGGTAATTACCGCTTCCTAGTCCGCCGTTCCCGACCCATAACCTGTCGTTCAATTTTAAGTGGTACAACCCCGCGTCGTGGATGTCGTTATTTTCGCCGTCAATGTAGAAGGCCGCGTCGCCGTACTTCGCGCTCGCGGCCCAACTCGCGCCGGCGATAAAGAGCAGTACTACTGCCGTCGTCGGTATTCTCTTTTGCATGTCCGCCTCCCTTGGCGTCCTCTCCTAGCGTTAAATTACGAAAAAATTCTACACCCGGTCCCTACGTAAGTCAAGCGGATAATCGCAGGCTTTTTATTTTACTAGCCCATAAATCATTAGACTACGGTCGTTTGAGGAAGTTTCGTGAACGCCGTCACTTTCCCGGTTTTTCGGGAATCGTGAACGTAAAGGGATAGCGCACGGTTATGGCGTCGCCGGCGCCCGGGCCGAAGTCCCACTTCGCGACCGCCGCGGCGACCGCCTCTTCGAAAAGCTTGCAGTCCGTAGTGGCCTCCGCGACCTCGCTGGCCGTTACCGCCCCCGTGCTCGCGACGGTGAACTTCACGACGACGGTC includes:
- a CDS encoding T9SS type A sorting domain-containing protein, with product MQKRIPTTAVVLLFIAGASWAASAKYGDAAFYIDGENNDIHDAGLYHLKLNDRLWVGNGGLGSGNYPGKSGVATLYAGRFWVGTNAWGKPRVSGDFAPYRAEWHKMLGLLWSDGSSWNQRPTYVTKRGALDSYLKADDRDAKEEGPIGLVVEQHGMQWSDTTNDDYIIFQTYVLNKSGRTLTDEFICLYYDFDIGGSTSYDDDYVRIDYGRKMPYMHDDEPKHPYVGLRILEGKPHTLGVPNIMEDPDTDAKKWALMTSGKWIEQKEPYDWRVCLSSGPHVCANNEKLRFAFAVVAGANLSELQANADAAYNKYWEIYTGVETFWARALPGAVELSWEPNINYAGFNLYRAEATGPTTEVKVNNRLITGRKPFRYVDSTVAADTTYDYTLEAVTLNGGKERYGPVRVKAEGKTKPLSFRLAQNFPNPARTTTTIAFTLAEAGDVTLEVFDLSGRKVATVAEGHRPAGENEAVLDTGNLAAGVYVYRLRAADAVATKRLAVVK
- a CDS encoding TonB family protein, producing MKPFYACIVIATAVLIPPAPGFAYAGEGGRDPAEIASVIERHKAEIATIYDTYLDAGLAIEGTVVVKFTVASTGAVTASEVAEATTDCKLFEEAVAAAVAKWDFGPGAGDAITVRYPFTFTIPEKPGK